A window from Dermacentor albipictus isolate Rhodes 1998 colony chromosome 10, USDA_Dalb.pri_finalv2, whole genome shotgun sequence encodes these proteins:
- the LOC135898449 gene encoding uncharacterized protein, translating to MSSAGNSASALGRGSHPQSSTDSGNYKVVLPRLPTGNTVLNSVFLHADLAGRPYRAPDFRDALLSVLNATDILGAGQYQMSHLWLVTCVNSIAKQKLVDKGELLVKGLKCLVIDPECKNIKMKLLWLPPHLEQRRIVEALEPYGTVQSITREMWRCDGMEGWQMTNRDVAFTLKDGVSASNLPHLLSIYGHQCLILVPGRPPLCLRCNRVGHIRRQCRTPRCSNCHRYGHPADACVGTYADKLRGNRPAEDDAITDHLMDVSEVVDATGETLPDTHRPEQVKPSSADISLSQKPASEDETTVPDDEPSVSWAESPPVQDRPPSVESGSMCEAAKKRPAPSDNSSPSGKEARVPKVSKLTKPLRGTPTPADVPCVNVHHKAHCASPHQEGSGAPLEQCLDAAPP from the coding sequence atgagctccgctggaaacagcgcatcggcccttggccgaggatcacacccacAGTCATCTAccgattccggtaattataaagtcgttcttcctcgtctaccgactggcaacaccgtcctcaattcagttttcctgcatgctgacctggcagggcggccgtatcgggccccggactttcgcgatgctctcctgtcagtgctaaatgcaactgacatactcggcgctggacaataccagatgagccatttgtggttggTGACATGCGTTAAtagcatcgcgaaacagaaacttgtcgacaaaggcgagttgttggtgaagggcctcaagtgccttgtcattgaccctgaatgcaagaatatcaagatgaagcttctttggcttcccccacacctcgaacagagacggattgttgaagcgctagagccatatggcacagtgcagtccatcacgagagaaatgtggcggtgtgacggcatggagggctggcaaatgactaaccgagacgtggcattcacattgaaagatggcgtttctgccagtaatctgccacatctgttgagcatatatggccaccagtgccttatcttggtacctggccgaccaccactttgcctccggtgcaacagagttgggcatatccggcgacaatgtcgaacaccacgctgcagtaactgtcaccgctacggtcaccctgcagatgcatgcgtcggaacctacgctgacaaacttcgtggAAATAGACCAGCCGAGGATGATGCCATCACCGATCATCTAATGGACGTGAGCGAAGTTGTGGACGCAACTGGCGAAACACTCCCTGACACTCATCGACCAGAACAGGTTAAGCCGTCATCGGCTGACATTAGCCTcagccagaagcctgcgagcgaggaTGAGACTACGGTGCCTGACGACGAACCATCTGTGTCATGGGCAGAAtcgccaccagttcaagatcgcccaccgtcagtggaatctggatcgatgtgcgaggccgctaagaagcgtccagcgccatctGACAATTCATCGCCCTCGGGAAAAGAGGCTCGCGTTCCCaaggtgtcaaagttgacaaaaccgctccggggaacgcctactcctgcagatgtcccttgtgttaacgtgcaccaTAAGGCCCATTGTGCATCACCTCATCaagaagggagtggtgcacctctggagcagtgtttagacgctgcacctccatag